Below is a window of Reichenbachiella ulvae DNA.
CACCATTACTAATGCAGGTGCTTTGCAGCCAGTACATCAAGCCGAATGAAAACATTGCAGCCTGAGTCGTTTAAAGTCAACTGAATTCGGTGTGGATTTGAACTTCTTCCACAACAGATTCACTTTGGGATATACTTTCTATAAAAACAACGCTGAAAATCAAATCATTCCTTTGCCAGTCAATGCGGCTACAGGGTTTACACACGAGTTGATCAACGCAGGGAACATCGAAAACAAAGGGCATGAAGTGACTTTGGGAGTAGGTATTATCAATACAGGTGCATTCAAGTTTGATGTAGGTCTAAACTGGGCCAGAAACAGAAACAAAATCATCGAACTAGCTGATGGGTATTCATACCTACTAGGTAGTGGAGAAGAAGGTGTCTCGTTTGGTTCAAGTAGTAGCTGAAGAAGGTGGCTCGTTTGGAGATATCTATGGGTATACTTATATGACTGACTGATTAGGGCAATATGATCCTTGATGGTAGTGGTAGATTTCAGAGAAGCAATGAAAGAGAATACCTGGGCAACTTCAACCCAGATTGGAATGCTGGTATCACAGGCGCATTGAGCTACGGTACTGCCAGCATGGGTAGAGTTTCTTTTACCGTATTGTTTGATTACATGAAAGGTGGCGACATCTATTCTTATACCAATGCCCAAGCTGCAGCTTTTGGAACCAGCGCCATTACTGCTGAAAATAACAGAGCAGATTACGCGATCGCTGGTGTAGATGTAGATGGTAATCCTGTTTCTAGCACATTGAGTGCTCAGCAGTACTGGGGGAGCTACTGTCAGCCATCGATTCTGAGTGGATGTTCGACAAGAGTGAAATCAATTTGAGAGAACTTACTTGTAGGCTACAGCCTGCCGTCATCCATCTTTGGAAACTCTGGCATTCGTGGAGCTACATTGAGTATAGTAGGTAGAAACTTAGCCACCTTCGGTAGCGAACTGAACGGGGTTCCTCCATATGCCTATACTACATCAAGCCAGCAAGGCAGCAGAAGCTTATACTGCTCCTAGAACGGCAACTATCGGTTTCAACCTAAAAGTTCAATTCTAAAATTTCTGATTATTATGAAACTAAAAATATTATACAAGTGTACTTGCATTGACCCTAGTGTTCAGTGCGTGTTCAGATTGGGAAGAATAAATACGGATCCTAACAATCCTCTCGCAGAAGATGTAGATCCAGGACTGAAAGTGGGTAGTGTGTTCAAAGAGGCTTGTCTCACAGCTCACCTGCACCAAAGGATACAGTAACCTATATGTAGACATGTTTGCACAATACTATACAGGTACTGGTTTTGCTACTTATACCAACAATCTCTGTAGATGGCTGGACAGGCGATTACTGGAATGAGCATTACAAGTGGTTCAATTCGTTGAGTAGTCTTGTAGATCAATACGAGGACTCTGGATAGCTATACCAATGCCGTGGCCGATCATGTATCTGGAGAGTGTGGGTGACACATCGTGCCACTGACTTGATGGGAGATATTCCATTATTCTAATGTTAGCAGAAGGAGTGTATGACTGAAGAAATATTCTATAAAGACATGCTTAACGAATTGGAAGAAGCTGTGGCCAGCATAGATCACTAAGATGCAGAGCTATGTTTAGCGATGCCATCTATCAGGGAGATTTGACCAAGTGGACTTTGTTTGCCAACTCTCTAAGACTGAGATTGGCGATGAGAATATCTGGAGTAGAACGCTGCATTGGCTAAACAGCACGCAGAAGCAGCAGTAGTTGGTGGTGTGCTAGAGACACAAGCCAATATGCCCACTATGTATGCCAACACGGCTATCTGGGGCGAAGGCTATAGCTACAACTACTATTTCTGGTGGGATCAGGCAATGGAGTAGGTATGACAAGTACATTCTATGACCTGACAGCTGGAATTGGTGGCCTAGCGTTCAATACGGCAGATGTAGGAGCAGCTGTAGCTAGTTACCCTGCTGTCAGTAGATCCACGAGCTCTATTCTTTGGTTTGTCTGATCAAAATGCAGATGTAGGCGAAGGGTTTGAAGGTGTTTGGCCTGGAATTGATGCAGGTCTTGCTCCATCAGCATTGACTGCACCAGAGAATTTTGTACAAAACAACTCTAGAATGAATACAACATTGAGAGGTGAGTTCAATGGCGACAATGCTAGAAGCTGGACCATCATGCCAATTGCTGAAGTATGGTTCTTGAGAGCCGAAGGAGCTTTGAATGGTTGGAATATTGGCAAGACCGGCTCAAGAAGCTTACGAAGAAGGCTAGTTGTCTTGAATACTGGGATTAAGCTCATCGAGCACTTACCTTGCTTCAAACGAAGTCAACCAAGTGGACGGTATCAGCTGGCTTGGGGCGATGGCAAGTGTACTGATTGTAGAAAAAGTAATTGCTCAAAAATTCATTGGTGGATAGCCTGACAATGGATGGGGAGCATGGGCTGACTTGAGAAGATTGGAACTTCCAGCGGTAGACTTTGGTTACAGTCAAACACTAACGTGCCTGCAGGTAAAGTGATCCGAAAGGTGAAATACCCATCATCACGAGCCTGGACTGAAACGAGGCTAATTATGCTCAGGTGGCCGACAAGGACGTAGAAGGTACCAAGCACTGGTGGGCCAAATAAGAAAACGTTAATACATAGTGATTTTTCAAAAGGCTGCTCCTTCACCGGGCAGCCCTTTCGTTTTTAAAGTGACCTGAATTTTGTGTTCTCCATTCGACTCGTCATTGAGCGACAAACAATTGCGCTCAGCGAAAAAATAAACAAAAAACATCCTTACGGTTAGTTTAGTATTACGATTTAGCGACAGCGAGATCAAAGAATTTAAATTAGAGTTTTGGGTTAGAAAGGGTCACGTTTTACGTGATCTTTTCTTTTTTGTGCCAGTCACATATACACACATCCGTTTAGCTTCAAAAAATATCCCTTTAGCTAATATATTTCCCCTCCATAGCGTCACTTATTAGCTTTATACATATAAAGAATGGAGTAAAGGTGTCGTTATCACTTTTAATATAAAGGAAATTGGATATGAGTATTACAATGGTAAAAGAAACCGCAAGAGGATCGAAGAGTATCAGCCGAAAAGCATGGAGTGCGATGGAAGCTACCAAATTCGAGAAAATACATACAGAGGTATTCGAAGGGTCTGACGAAGCCTCACTTGTCATAGCGCAAGAAATTGCCGATTTGATCAGGAGTAGGGAGGCAAAAAATGAAAAGTGCATTTTGGGCTTAGCTACTGGGTCGTCTCCGATTCGGGTCTATGCCGAGCTGGTACGTATGCATA
It encodes the following:
- a CDS encoding SusD/RagB family nutrient-binding outer membrane lipoprotein, with product MFSDAIYQGDLTKWTLFANSLRLRLAMRISGVERCIG
- a CDS encoding SusD/RagB family nutrient-binding outer membrane lipoprotein, which translates into the protein MSDQNADVGEGFEGVWPGIDAGLAPSALTAPENFVQNNSRMNTTLRGEFNGDNARSWTIMPIAEVWFLRAEGALNGWNIGKTGSRSLRRRLVVLNTGIKLIEHLPCFKRSQPSGRYQLAWGDGKCTDCRKSNCSKIHWWIA